Within Capsicum annuum cultivar UCD-10X-F1 unplaced genomic scaffold, UCD10Xv1.1 ctg36960, whole genome shotgun sequence, the genomic segment CACTTATCATAGCCTAATAATACGCGGACTACCTTGTCTTGATTTTTCAATACGGCAACATGAAGAGCATTTTGATTGTTGCTGTTAAGCGTATCGCAACAATCAGGGCAGTGATTTAATAGCTTCTTTATCATGTTTACGTCACCTTTACAGGCTGCAATGTGAATTGCTGTCGTCAAGTCATTTTCACTGCCTGCCGGAAGGTACACTAAGGATTTTTTCCACCCCAGCATATTAGAAACTACGTCTTTCAGTCCTAATTTGACAGCATAGTGTAGTGAATTCCAACCCAATAAGTCAGGTTCCTCGCATAAAGGCTTATTCCATCGCCATAGTGATCTAATGCAATCTGGATGTGTCAACACGATAAATGCATAAATAAGCGGTTAGATTTTTTTGCAAATATAGCTGCACAACAGACATTACGAAATCATCAATAGAAATTgcagataaatattttttagagtgGTCGCATAGCTAGTAATGTGAATGATACATTACTAGTTTAGAACGATTGATTTTGGTTGGCAAGTTTAGAAAGTCACGGGAGCAGACCAAAATTTCTTTGTTCACATCATTCTCTACACCTTGGCGAAATAGTCTATTGGAGAGGAGAAGAGGGATTGGGGTAGTTGTCAGACATTAACTAGTAAGAAAATTAGTCCATTGAATTGTAAGTTGATGCGGCTAATGGAGGATCCTGGTGAGATGAGAAAATTGGTCTTGgacctaactcacaccccaaaagctagctcatgaggaggagGATTGCGCAAGCCTtgtaaggagaccaaggaccctttaacctaCCGATGTGGGACACTCCAACATGAGACTATCGAAATGATTAATCCAAACTTATGTAGATGGTGTTAATTATGGGAAAGCCAACTGAGGTTAGATATTGAtactgaaaataacaaaaattttgTACCTTTATGTTCCTGAATTACTGCTGCATGCAGCGGCGTTTTATTAGATGGACCTGCAGCATATATTGGATTATTGAAGGATTCCAAGATGTTAATCAAAGCATCATGAAAACCAGATTCAGCCGCCAGATACAGTGGCGTCTCTTGTGCATGGTTAGGAGGAAATTCGAAGTCAGAATCTTCTTTCACTAAGAGCTTAACCACATCTAGATGTTGGCTCCGCACGGCCTTGTGCAGGGCAGTATCTCCACTAGCATCTGTCATCCTCGTGAATTTATCATTAGTGTTATGATCTTCGACCAATGCAAGTAGCACACGGACAACTTCAGTATGCCCTTCGTTAGCTGCTATGTGAAGTGCGGtttcattttcttgttttgaCAGCATAACATTGCCGGAGAAATCTTAAGGACTTTTGCCGCGAAATGGGAGTGGTCATAGAGGGCTGCGACATGAAGGACAGTGTTACCCTTTGGAGTTACTTGGTATCCATATTCTTCATCCCTTATCAAATTATAATAGACATCTCCGATATTGCCTCTCATCGCAGCACTGTACAAGATTGGATCCATTCCTTTTGATAATCCTGTGCGTCCTTTGCTTTATCTGAATGAAACATTATTATATAGGAAAAACTAATTAGATTCTTAATGAATCTCAAAGAAGAAAGGGATCTGGTGCTTGCCTTGATCACAAGAAAGGGATTTTGATGTTTTCGTATTTTCGTTTTCATGCC encodes:
- the LOC124891536 gene encoding ankyrin repeat-containing protein At5g02620-like encodes the protein MLSKQENETALHIAANEGHTEVVRVLLALVEDHNTNDKFTRMTDASGDTALHKAVRSQHLDVVKLLVKEDSDFEFPPNHAQETPLYLAAESGFHDALINILESFNNPIYAAGPSNKTPLHAAVIQEHKGTKFLLFSVSISNLSWLSYAFIVLTHPDCIRSLWRWNKPLCEEPDLLGWNSLHYAVKLGLKDVVSNMLGWKKSLVYLPAGSENDLTTAIHIAACKGDVNMIKKLLNHCPDCCDTLNSNNQNALHVAVLKNQDKVVRVLLGYDKCDSLVDEPDSSGNTPLHLLAASGNHVPELINHPRAKKMSFSKQNQTPLDIVSPYVIGPLVYGPLGYWLCIYIAYFCFSFFYAFQ